One Vicinamibacterales bacterium genomic window, GTCCCACGTGGCCTGGGCTGGTAATCGGTTCGCCCGATCGCGGGTCGACGATGGCCGCCTCGAGCGCGGGGAAGGGTCGGCCCATGCTGCCGGGTTTGACGGGCATTCCGGGCAGGTTGGTGACCATGATCGAGCCGGTCTCCGTCTGCCAGAAGGTGTCGTGGAAGTCGAGGCCGAACGCCTCGCGGCCCCAGCGCACGGCCTCGGGATTGAGCGGTTCGCCAACGCTCGCCATGTGCCGGAGGCTCGAGTGGTCGTGCCGCCTGACCGGATCGAGACCATCCTTCATCAGCATCCGAATGGCCGTCGGCGCCGTGTACCACACGCTGACGCGGTGCTTCTCGATGGTCGAGTACCAGCGGTCGCTCGAGTAGCCGGCGTCCAGCACGACCTGCGTGACGCCCATCACCCATGGTCCGATGATGCCGTAACTCGTGCCGGTCACCCATCCCGGGTCCGCGGTGCACCAGTAGATGTCGTCGTCCCTGAGGTCGAGCACGACCTTCGAGGTCAGGTACTGCGCGAATACGCTGCCGTGCACGTGCAGCGCCCCCTTCGGCTTGCCGGTGGTGCCGCTCGTGTAGTGCAGCACGCTCGGCGTCTCCGCGTACGCCTTGAACGGCGTGAACGACTCGATTCGGTTCGCCATCATCGAGTAGGCCACCTCGCCGTCGCGGAGCGGCCGGCCATCCTCCTCATGGTCGATGACGATGATCGTCTTGAGGGAGGGGATTCGCTCGCGCACGCGCCGGACCTTGCCGAGGTGTTTGCGCTGCGTGATGATGGCCGTCGCCGAGCTGTCCTCCATGCGGGAGTGCAGCGCGTCCTCGCCGAACGCCGAGAACAGCGGTTCGACCACCGCCCCCATCTTGAGGATCCCCATGAAGCCGATGTAGAGCTCCGGCACACGGTCGAGAAAGAGGCAGACCCGGTCGAGATTCTTGATGCCGAGGCCGCGGAGGAAACTGGCCCACCCATTGGTCAACTGCATCAGATCCTGGTAGGTGAACTGACGCAGTTCGCCCTCGTGGTTCTCGTGCAGGAGCGCGACTTTGTCACCCCGCCCGGCCTGGACGTGGCGATCGATGCAGATGTGGGCGAGGTTGATCGGGGCGCCTTCGGTATACCCCAGCTCGCGCTTCGCCAGGTCCCAGGTGATGGTCTTCTTGAGCTCGAGGTAGTCGATGGTGCCAACCAGCGATGAGTCCATAGGGTCCTCCAGGGAGTACATGAGTCGCCAGGGATCACGCCGACGCCGAACGGTATGGGCCGCCAAGACGAACCAGCGGGCACGAGGACGGATTGCCGGCGCAGTCTAGCACAAGAGCCGCTGAACAGACCCGTTGGCGCCATTTCAACACAGAGGCCTCCCCGGCTATACTGCCAAGGAGTTATGCGAACCGATCCACTTCAGTATCTTGGCCAGGAAGTGCAGGCGCTGCGGGACCAGGGCGGGGCGCTCGACATCCGGATCCTCGGCGGTCCGCAGGCGGCGAAGACCTTCATCGACGGTCGGAGCGTCGTCAATCTCTCGTCGAACAACTACCTCGGCCTCACGACGCATCCGCGGCTGAAGGCGATGGCGCTCGAGGCGCTCGAGAAATGGGGCGTGGGCACCGGTTCGGTCCGGCCGATCGCCGGAACGCTCGAGTTGCACGAGGAACTCGAGCGCCGGCTCGCCGCGTTCAAGCGCACCGAGGCCGCGGTCGTGTTCCAGAGCGGGTTCACTGCCAACGCCGGAACCGTCTCGGCAGTCCTCACGCGCGAGGATGTCGTCGTGTCGGACGAACTGAACCACGCGAGCATCATCGATGGCTGCCGTCTCAGCCGCGCGACGATCAAGGTCTTTCCGCACAAGGACGTCGGCGCCGCCCGGAAGACGCTGCGCGAGTTGCCCGCCGGCCAGCGGAAGCTGCTCATCACAGACGGCGTGTTCAGCATGGACGGCGACCTCGGGCCGCTGCCCGCGCTCTGTGAAGTGGCCGAAGAATCCGGCGCCATCATG contains:
- the acsA gene encoding acetate--CoA ligase, whose translation is MDSSLVGTIDYLELKKTITWDLAKRELGYTEGAPINLAHICIDRHVQAGRGDKVALLHENHEGELRQFTYQDLMQLTNGWASFLRGLGIKNLDRVCLFLDRVPELYIGFMGILKMGAVVEPLFSAFGEDALHSRMEDSSATAIITQRKHLGKVRRVRERIPSLKTIIVIDHEEDGRPLRDGEVAYSMMANRIESFTPFKAYAETPSVLHYTSGTTGKPKGALHVHGSVFAQYLTSKVVLDLRDDDIYWCTADPGWVTGTSYGIIGPWVMGVTQVVLDAGYSSDRWYSTIEKHRVSVWYTAPTAIRMLMKDGLDPVRRHDHSSLRHMASVGEPLNPEAVRWGREAFGLDFHDTFWQTETGSIMVTNLPGMPVKPGSMGRPFPALEAAIVDPRSGEPITSPGHVGLIAIKPPWPSMMRTYWNNAPTYYGKFLNGWYICGDQASLDQDGYFWFCGRDDDVINTGGHLVGPFEIESALLEHEAVAESAAIGKPDPVNMEVVKVFVALRPGFSPSEDLELSIMNHVRKRLSPLAMPQEIAFVDKVPKTRSGKILRRVLRAQELGLPTGDISTMDDN
- a CDS encoding glycine C-acetyltransferase produces the protein MRTDPLQYLGQEVQALRDQGGALDIRILGGPQAAKTFIDGRSVVNLSSNNYLGLTTHPRLKAMALEALEKWGVGTGSVRPIAGTLELHEELERRLAAFKRTEAAVVFQSGFTANAGTVSAVLTREDVVVSDELNHASIIDGCRLSRATIKVFPHKDVGAARKTLRELPAGQRKLLITDGVFSMDGDLGPLPALCEVAEESGAIMMVDDAHASGVFGRNGRGTVDHFGVHGRVDIQVGTLSKAIGSLGGYVAGTRALIDFLRQRARPFIFSTSHPPSVIGASLAALDVLLEEPEIIDRLWANTRFFKNGLHAIGFNTGMSESPITPVMVGESALAMKFSARLFEEGVFAQGLGFPIVPRGKARLRTIVTAAHTEEELQFALDAFKRVGIELGIV